A single region of the Chiroxiphia lanceolata isolate bChiLan1 chromosome 20, bChiLan1.pri, whole genome shotgun sequence genome encodes:
- the LOC116796865 gene encoding uncharacterized protein LOC116796865: protein MLTSYATPEWSASNFLEGQVAFSHSRLRNNRSVTPLDVRGCMRATLTGSACAYPLPAGAGNPLNPIRDGDWGLQFFPVNEEFPVSAGHKLALIKSLPFVHTARRYYRLDGLVRSSDRPRWGRPRPCQSIEKTVELDYLEEVKVVTRFLWVNLREDHYRGAARPAVACAVPRLVALAS from the coding sequence ATGCTAACTAGTTACGCGACCCCCGAGTGGTCGGCGTCCAACTTCTTAGAGGGACAAGTGGCGTTCAGCCACTCAAGATTGAGAAATAACAGGTCTGTGACGCCCTTAGATGTCCGGGGCTGCATGCGCGCTACACTGACTGGCTCAGCTTGTGCCTACCCTCTGCCGGCAGGCGCGGGTAACCCGTTGAACCCCATTCGTGATGGGGATTGGGGATTGCAATTCTTCCCCGTGAACGAGGAATTCCCAGTAAGTGCGGGTCATAAGCTCGCGTTGATTAAGTCCCTGCCCTTTGTACACACCGCCCGTCGCTACTACCGATTGGATGGTTTAGTGAGGTCCTCGGATCGGCCCCGGTGGGGTCGGCCACGACCCTGCCAGAGCATCGAGAAGACGGTCGAACTTGACTATCTAGAGGAAGTAAAAGTCGTAACAAGGTTTCTGTGGGTGAACCTGCGGGAGGATCATTACCGGGGGGCTGCGAGGCCGGCGGTGGCATGTGCCGTGCCACGTCTCGTCGCGCTTGCTAGCTGA